In Mycetocola spongiae, the genomic stretch CCTGATATCTGCGCATTCCACCGCTACACCAGGAATTCCAATCTCCCCTACCGCACTCTAGTCTGCCCGTACCCACTGCAGGCCCGAGGTTGAGCCTCGGGTTTTCACAGCAGACGCGACAAACCGCCTACGAGCTCTTTACGCCCAATAATTCCGGACAACGCTTGCACCCTACGTATTACCGCGGCTGCTGGCACGTAGTTAGCCGGTGCTTTTTCTGCAGGTACCGTCACTTTCGCTTCTTCCCTGCTAAAAGAGGTTTACAACCCGAAGGCCGTCGTCCCTCACGCGGCGTTGCTGCATCAGGCTTTCGCCCATTGTGCAATATTCCCCACTGCTGCCTCCCGTAGGAGTCTGGGCCGTGTCTCAGTCCCAGTGTGGCCGGTCACCCTCTCAGGCCGGCTACCCGTCGTCGCCTTGGTGAGCCATTACCTCACCAACAAGCTGATAGGCCGCGAGTCCATCCCCCACCGAAATTCTTTCCAACCCCCACCATGCGGTGGAAGTTCATATCCGGTATTAGACGCCGTTTCCAGCGCTTATCCCAGAGTGGAGGGCAGGTTACTCACGTGTTACTCACCCGTTCGCCACTAATCCACCCAGCAAGCTGGGCTTCATCGTTCGACTTGCATGTGTTAAGCACGCCGCCAGCGTTCGTCCTGAGCCAGGATCAAACTCTCCGTAAATGTTTATCTCCACGACTAAAAGCCGGGACATTTTATGCCGAACCCGCCCGGAATAGGACGAGAACTGCGAGTTTGAAACTGACAGAACAAATCATTACTGACTTGCTTTGTTGTTTAAATGTTTTCCAAAGGAATCTCCACCACTAAAAAGTGGCCGAGGTTTTTGGCATTTGACATTGTGCACGCTGTTGAGTTCTCAAGGATCGGATACTCCCCATTTCCACACCACAAACGGGTGCTTCTCCTAGGGGTCACGATATACATCACCATCCACCACGAACTCGCTTCCAAAACCTAAAGGCTTTGAGTGGGGCATCCGAAGTGAAGGATTCCTATCCTGCCACACAAACACAACCGAAACAAGTTCAGAATATTTGGTGGGGATGATCCCCGCTTGAGGCCGACCCGCATTCCGCTTGGCCGCACCTTTGGGGTGATAGGTAAAACTATACGTCCGATCCACCACCTCGGCAAATCGACCACATCGCTAGGCGTGTCGCATCACCACTCCCCCGGAAACATGCGGATCCCCTCCGCGGCGCCGTATTGGCGCCGGGGGCGCCGGCGGGAGAAAATTGGGGAAAAGTGTCGCGCCTCGGCCGGAAGGCCGTGTGCGCCGGGCGTGTTGATTCCGGGCGCTCGGGGTGCGGCCGGCTAAATCTGCAGGATCAGCTTGGCGAGGCTGAAATAAATCAGCAGGCCCGTGGCATCACAGAAGGTGGTGATAAACGGGGTCGAGAATACGGCCGGATCCACCCGGATGGCCTTCGCGATCAGCGGCATCGCGCCACCCACCGTGGCGGCCAGCGCACAAACACACAGCAGCGTGGTGCCAATCACCAGCCCGGTGGGCACGTCATATACCAGCGAGGCGAGGGTGAATCCCACGGTACCCAGCAGCAACCCCAGCATCGTGCCCACCCGCACCTCGCGCAGGAGCACCTTGCCCACATCCCCCGGGCCCACCTCGCCCATCGCGAGTGCGCGGGTAATTGTGGTGGCGGCCTGGGACCCGGTATTTCCCCCGGTTCCGGTCAGCAGCGGGATAAAAAGCGCAAGGACCACCTTCTGTTCCAGGGTGGCCTCGAAGATACCCAGCACCTGCACGGTGAGCAGGGCAGAGATCGCGAGGACAAAAAGCCACACCACACGCGAGCGCGCGATCTGAAAGATCGAGCTAGACAGATAGGGGCGGCGCAGCGGCTCGGAGGCGCCGGCGCGGGCCATGTCCTCCTCCTCGGCATCGCGCAGAATCTCGTGCGCGTCATCCACCGTGAGGATTCCGATCAACCGGATCTCGCTATCCACGATCGGCATCGCGAGCAGTTCCATCTCGCTACAGCGCCGGGCGATCTCCTCGGCGTCATCGCTCGCGATCGCATATTCGGCGCGGTTCATGATCGCGGAGATCAGGATATGGGGTTCCTCCGCGATCAGATCACGCAAACTCACGATTCCCACCAGGCGCTTTTGCGCATCCGTGACCGGGATCGTATAGATGGTCTCGGCCGAGCGGGCCCGATCGCGCACCAGCTCGAGGGACTGGGCGACCGTGAACTCGGGGTGCACCCGGATAAACTCGGGACTCATCCGGCGACCAATCGAGCGGGCAGGATAGCCCAGCATCACATTGGTCAGGGCGCGCTCATGCGGATCGAGGCCCAGCAGCAGCCGGCGGGCCACCACCGCGGGAAGCTCGTCCATCAGCGTGACCCGGTCATCGGGGTCCAGCTCGGCAAAAAGCGCGGTGACATCCTCGGCCTGAAGCCCGTGCAGCAGCTCCCCCTGCACCGTGGGGTTCAGATGTTCAAAAACATCCAGCGCGCGATCCTTGGCCAGCAGCCGGAAAACCACGGCGGCCCGGCGCGAGGAACTACGTTCGATCACCGCGATAATCTCGCGCGGGCTCATCTCGCTGAGAACGGCGGAGGCCTGAAGGAGGGCATCGGAGGCGAGGGCCTCATCCAGCCGGTCGGCGGCGCTAAGCAATTCGGTCATGACCATCCCTTCAGGAGGCCGCCACCACGGAATTTCGCGCGGACGCGGAATCGGGGGTTGGTGGGAGGGCCGAGTATCACGAAAAAATCGGAAGAAAATAACCGATGAGCTTCTATTTAACGATAACAGTTTTCGGCTCGTCGAAATCCCCCGGGAGGGTATCGATCCCCCGGCGATACTCCGAGGGTGTGCTGTTGAACTCGCGCCGCAGCGCCGCCCGCAGCCGGAATCCCGTCCCAAACCCCACCCTGCGCGCAATCTCGTTGACCGAGAGATCCGCGGCACCGGGCGCGCTGAGCATTTCCGCGGCCGAACGCACCCGGGCCTGGCCGATCCGTTCGCTCAGTCCGGGTTTTTCGTCCTGGAATACCCGCTGCAGCTGCCGCAGCGACATGCGCATGCGCTCGGCCACTCCCCCCGGGTCCAGCTCGGGATCACGATGCTCCGCCGCGATGATACTGAGCGCCCGCGCGCGAATGCCCGCGTTGATATCCGCGGGATCATAACGAAAACCCCCGGTCTCCAGCAGCATGCCCACGATCAGATCCTCGAGTACCCGATCAGCGCTGGACTGCGCAAATTTTCCGAGGGTCGTGGGCAGGCGCAGATATTCCAGCGCCACAACCCGCAGCAGTGGGGCGAGCGCGGAATCGGGATCAAATCGGGCAAATTTCTCCACGGACCGCACCCCACGATCGCGTAACCGTTCGCGGGAAATACGCACCAGGAGGTGTTTTACCCCCGTGCGCACCAGCACCTCGGGCGGATTCCAGGAGGGAATGACATAAATCGAGCCCGCCGCAAATACGTGGGTTTTGCCGCCGGTGGTCATCTCGACCTCCCCCTCCAGCACAAAACCGATATCAATCAGCTCGGTCATCGGCCGGGTCAGGCCGCGCAGCCGAAACGCCGTATGCTCGCTCTCCATCACCAGACCAAAGGAACACAACCGCGTTCGCAGATCAAAGCGGTACTCACCATTCTCGGGAATCCAGGAACCCCGGATCACCCGCTCAACGATGTCCTCCTCGCTGCGCAGGAACCTGCCGTTCAGCATGCGGTGGGCATCCTCGATATTCCCGCTCCTGCCCAGCGGAATCCAGCGCTCCGATTTCACGGCCGCACCCTTCCCGAACTCGCTCGCCCCGCACCGCTGATCTGTAGGTTCATCCTAGGGGTCACGGACGGAATCCGGCGGTTCAGAGCAACGCCCCAATCACCAGGAAGACCAGCGTAACCACCAGCAATACCGCCATCAGGGGCAATACAAATCTGGCGTATTTGTTATAGCCGACCCCGGCGAGCGCGATGCCACCCATGAGCACCGCATTGGTGGGCATGATCAGACCCATCCAGCGGGCCCCGGCATTCCAGGCGGTGATCACGAGGGAGCGGTCAATCCCGGCAAAGTCCCCGAGCGGGGCCAGCAGGGGCATCGCGAGCGTGGCATGCCCCGAGGAGGAGGGAACCAGGATCGCCAGCGGGGCGTTAATCAGGAATACCAGCACGGCGAAAAACCCCGCGGAGGCCCCCACCACCAGCTGCTCCATCGCGTGCAGCATCGTGTCGATAGTCTGGGTGTTATTCAGGATCACGGTCACACCGCGGGCCAGGAGAATCACGATCGCGGGAAAAATGAAATCACCCGCGCCCTTTCCAATGGCGGCCGCGATGCCCTTTTCCCCCAGGCCACCGATAAAGCCCACCACCACGGCACCCACGATAAACAGCGCGGTGAGCTCGGGGAACCACCAGCCCAGCTCCCAGGCAAACGGATAGTCCTTCTCCACGGGCAGGACACTGGACCAGGGGATCACCGAGAAGATCATCGTGGCGAAGGCGAGCCCGGTCACCACAAGGACGGCCTTTTGCCGCCCGCTCAGGGCCTCCGGAATCCCCGGGGCCGCACCGGGCTCCTCGGCCCCGGCCGCGGAATCGCCGGCCAGGATCGAGGCCGCGGGATTGGCCTTGATTTTGCGGGCATAGCGCAATACGTAGAGCACCGTGATCGTGGTGAGTACCACCCACAGGATGATGCGCAATACGATGCCATCACCGATCGAGACCCCCGCCTCGCCCGAGGCCACACCGATCGAAAACGGGTTCACCGTGGAGGCCATCGCGCCGACGCCCGCCGCGAGGAAGATGGAGCCCACGGCAACCAGGCGGTCATAGCCCAGAGCCAGCATCAGCGGGACGATCAGCGCATAAAAACCGAGGGTCTCCTCGGCGAACCCCATCGTGGATCCCAGCAGGGAGAAGAGCACCATCACCGAGGCGATGAGGAGCCAGCCGCGCTTGCGGGTGGCGAAGGCCAGCCGGGCAATTCCGCGATCCATCGCCCCGGTCTGAAAGACCACGGTCATGAAGGCGCCGATTGCCAAAACAAACATGAATACGCCCACCGCGCCGAAGAGCGATCCGGCCCCGAAGGGTTGGATCATGCCGGTCTCGTGATTCAGGATTCCGTAGAGGCCGTTGATCGGGGCGAGGAAAAAGTCGATAACCCGCTCGCCAAAATTTTGCGGGGCGGGCACGTTTTGGAAGGTGCCCACGATGGGCGAACCATCGGCCTCCTTCTCGTACTGACCGCTCGGGATGAAAAACACCGCGATCCAGACCAGGAGGGTCACAATGACCAGCACGGTGAACGCGCTCGGAAACTCAAATTTGCGGCGGCTCCGGACCGGAGGCGTGGCGGTGGAGGTCATATTAGGCGTTCTTTCTGCTGGCTAATTCGGAGAGAAACAGCGCCTCGGCCAGGATGGCGCGCTCAAACTCATCGATCAGGACGCGCTCATTCGGGGCATGGATCCGACTGAAACCATCGGCGGTGCCAAAGAGCAGAATCTCCGCCTCGGGTGCGGCCAGATGCAGCGAATTCACGAGGGGAATTGACCCCCCAATCGCCGCGGTGGTGGGCTCCGCCTCCCAGGCCGAGCCCAGGGCGGCGAGCGCCGCGTGATAGGCCGGGCCCCCCTCGGCGGCGGAATAGCCGTTGCCGGTATCCCCCGCCGCGACCTCCAGCGAGATGCCAAACGGGGTTTGCGCCTCCAGGTATGCGATCAGGGCGGCCTGGGCCTCACGGGCGTCCTGCTCGGGATGCACACGCAGGTTGATGCGGGCCCGGGCATGCGGGGAGACGGCGTTGACCGCCCCCTCCACGCTCGGAACATCGATACCGGTCACGGTCAGTGCGGGGCCGGACCAGATCCGCTCCCCCAGCCCCCCGGTTCCCTGAAGCACGGTCCCCGGGAGCATCTCGGCCAGCTCCGCAAACTCGGCCTCGGTATAGCTGCTTCCCGCCCATTCCGTGCGTAGCAGTCCGGGCACGGCCACATCGCCGCTGTCATCGTGCAGGGTCGCCAGTGCCCGCATCAGCACCAGAAGCGCATCGGGGGCGGCACCCCCAAACTGGCCGCTGTGTTTGGCCGAACCCAGCGTATTCACCTCCACCGTGACCGCGGCGTCTCCGCGCAACGCGACCGTGAGGGTGGGAACGCCCGGGCGGACATTGCCCACATCCGCGATCACCATCGCATCGGCGTGGAAAAACTCGGGGTTTTTCTCGGGCCAGTAGTCAAAGGCGCTTCCGGCCTCCTCCTGCCCCTCGATCACAAGTTTGATGCCCACCGGCGGTCGCCCCCCAAACGCACGCAGCGCACCCAGATGCACCATCAGATTTGACTTGGAATCGGCGGTACCGCGTCCGTAGATGGCCCCCTCGCGTTCGGTTGCGATAAACGGCGGCGACTCCCAGTCGGATTCCTCCCCCGCTGGGACCACGTCATAGTGGCAGTAGAGCAACACGGTGGGTGCACCGGGGGGAGCGGGAATCTCTCCCCAGACCACGGGTGAGGTATCGGGCAGCCGCAGGGAATCGCGCAGAATCACGCCGGCCTCGGCGGCCAGCTCGCGCACCAGGTCGTGGGCCTCGTGGATGGGTTCGCTCGGAAACCCGGGGAACGCCACCGAGGGAATCGCGATAAGCCGCTCCAGCCCCTCGCGCAGCTCGGGCATAAGTGACCGAATTTTGGCGTCCAGTTCCGCACGCGTGGCGGCCGAGATTGCTGTACCCATGATGCCCTCGTTTTCTGTTATCCGGCGGTCGCCTCCCGAGAGAGCAGTGGGGTGGATACCCCAAAAGAACCCCGTCTGAGCGCCACGCTAGCAGCGGATTTGCGGCGGAAGAATAGGGAAATCCCCGCCGGTCGCGGGATTGCCTCTACCCGGGCGCAAAACCCACACTGTCCCCCACCCGGAGGGCAATAACAGGCGCTAACCTTCTTCGCTATGGACCCCATTCTTGCGACATTTTTGATCCTCGGGGCCGCGGTCATCGCCTTTCTCTCGGGACGGCTGCCGCTCGCGGTGATCGCGGTAGGGGTCAGCCTCGCGCTCTGGGCCAGCGGGGTCCTCCCCCTGCAGGATGCCCTGGCCGGGTTTGGCGATCCCACGGTGCTCTTTATTGCGGCGCTATTTATCGTGAGCGAGGGCCTGGACTCCTCGGGGGTGACCGCCCTGCTTGGGCGCGCGATTGCCGCGCGGTCCCGCGGCAATTCGCGGCGGGCGCTGCTGTTAATCATGCTGATCGTGGCGGCGCTGACCGCGCTGATCAGCGTAAATGGTGCGGTCGCGGCGCTCCTGCCGATGACCGTGATCATTGCGGTGCGCAGCGGATTCCCACCCGCGCGGCTGCTGCTACCGCTCGCCTTTGCCGCGCATGCGGGTTCATTGCTTGCGCTCACGGGCTCCCCCGTGAACGTGATCGTATCCGAGATTGCGCGCGAGGAAACCGGCCACGGATTTGGGTTCCTGGAATTTGGGCTGGTAGGGGTCCCGCTGGTGGTGGGAACCGTGCTAATCGTCATGCTGTGCGGCCGGGGACTGGTTCCCGAGCGCGCGGCGAGCGCCCTCCCGCGGGATCTCAGCGGGCATGCCGATACGCTTTTCCGCCACTATTCCTCGCCCGTGTCCAGCCTGCTCCCCGATCCCGCGCTGGAGACCGTGGGCGGGGAGGAGGGGGTGGCCGAGGTGATTGTGGCCCCGCGCTCCTCGCTGATCGGCGAGCGCGCATTCCCCGGGATGGTTTCCGCCTCGGGGGCACTGATTGTGCTGGCCATTCAGCGCAACGGGAAGGACACCGGTTCGCGCGAGACGATCCTGGCGGGCGGCGATGCGCTCCTCGTGCGGGGCCCCTGGGCGGCACTCGAGGCGCTCACAGCCTCGGATCGGGTACTCGCGGTGGACGAGCCCGCGCTCTGGCGGCGACAGATACTGCCGCTGGGTCCGGCCGGCTATACCGCGATCGCGGTGCTGCTGGGCATGATTATTTTGCTGGTCAGCGGGGCGGTCCCGGCGGCCGTGGCCGGGCTCCTCGGGGCGGGTGCGATGATCCTGACCCGGGTGGTATCGATGGGGCAGGCGTATCGCAGTATCTCCTGGACCACGGTGATCCTCGTGGCCGGGATGATTCCGCTGTCCACGGCGTTCCTGGAGACCGGGGCGGCCGAGGTGATTGGCCACGGCCTGATTCTTGCGGTGGGCGCGGCCGGGCCCCACATGATTCTTCTCGCGATGTGTCTGGTGGTTGCGATACTGGGTCAGCTCATCAGCAATACCGCCACCGTGCTGATCATGGCGCCGATCGCGATCGCCATCGCGGGTGAGATGAACCTTTCGCTGCTGCCGTTTTTGATGGCGCTCGCGGTCACCGGTGCCGCCGCGTTCCTGACCCCGGTAGCCACCCCCGTCAATATGATGGTGATGGGTCCGGGCGGATATCGTTTTTCCGATTATTGGCGGCTTGGGCTGCCCCTCCTGGCCCTATTTCTTGCCGTCGCGGTGCTGCTGGTCCCGCTGATCTGGCCGTTTTAGGTTCTCAGCGGGCGAGGGCAGGCGCGGTGGAGCCAAAGTCCACATAGCGGCAGTCCACCAGCGCCCGGGCCGGCTCGGTACCCGGGTCCTCCAGCATCGCGATCAGCGCGGCCACGCCGCGCCGACCGAGCTCAAGACTGGGCGATTCATATACGGAGATCTCCGGATTGGAGGCACCGGAAATCTCGGGCGAGGACCCCAGCGCCAGCATCGAGATCGCCTCCGGTACCGGGCATCCGGCCTGGGCGAGCGCCCCCACGATTCCCGCGGTGGCCTGTTCGTTCAGGAGCAGCAGGGCCGTGAGATGCGGGGCCTCGGCGAGGATGCGTGGCGCAAGCTCCCGGCCAGCGGCCGAGGACTCCGCGCAGGAGAAGACCCGCGGCGTCTCTCCGTGCGCACGCATGCGCTCAATATAGGTCTCGCGCGTGCGCACCACCGGGCCGTAATCGTGAATATTGGGGTCTCCCCCATCGCCGAAGACGAGGCCGATATCGCGGTGTCCCAGCGCGCGCAGCCGGTCGAGGCCCGCAATCACGGCCCCCTCGAAGTTCACATCCACATAGCTCAGCCCGGTCAGATCCGCGGTGCGTCCGATCAGGGAAAACGGGATGCCCAGCTCGCGCAGCCGGTCCACCCGGGTATCGCCGAGGTGCACCTCCATCAGCACGGCTCCCTCAATCAGCCCCTTCGAGACGAGGGTATCGATCTGTTCGGCGTCGTTATTGCCGGGCCAGAGGATCAGCGTATAGCCGGCATCATTGGCGGCGGCCGCGGCGCTTGTGAAAAATTTCAGTGCCGTTCCGCCCAGCGTGTGCTGGAGGACCGGGAAAAGCAGCGCGATGATGCGCGTGCGCCGGCTGGCGAGGGCGCGGGCGATGGGGTCGGGGCGGTAGCCCAGTTCGGCCATCGCCGCCTCCACGCGTTCGCGAGTGGCCGGCGCTACCGGCTTGGTGTTATTTATGGCAAACGACACGGTCGCGAGGGATACCCCCGCCCGCCGTGCGACATCGCGCATAGTTGCCATCGGTCCTGACTTTCTGATCGGTTATGCCCGTAGCCTCTCATAGGTCGCGGCGTTCGGGGCATACGGACACGCTTAGGCACCCGGCAAAGTAAACCGCTTTACTTTTTTATTGACATCACCCGCGGACCGTGAGATTGTTGCCCCATCCACGAAATGTGTTTTGGGTTATCAACACCGCCGATCAAAAATCAAAGCGGTTAACTACGCGGCTCCGGGACGGACCCGAGCCCGGCACATCCCGCACCATCGCGTCATAATCACCACGGCAAAGGAGCCGCAACATGATGAAAAAATATCGTTATCCGATTTTCGCGAGTCTGGCCATCGCGCCGCTGATCCTCACCGGCTGCGGTTCCTCCGCCTCCCCCGAGGCCTCCGGCAGCGCCGACTCCCTCACCGTTGTTGACTATTACAATAACGACCCCGATAAGGGCCTGATCGGCGACGCCCTGGATAAGTGCGCCGCAAGCATCAACGTCACGCTCGACCGCACCGTGGTCCCCGGAAAGGACCTCATCCAGAAGGTGCTGCAGATGTCCTCCTCAAAAACGCTTCCGGATGTCCTGATGCTGGATAACCCCGACCTGCAGGAGATCGCCGCGACCGGCGGCCTCGCCCCGCTCAGCCAGTTTGATGTGGATACCGCGGGCTTCGCCCCGGGAATCCTCGAGGCCGCCACCTATGAAAACGAGGTCTACGGACTCGCCCCCACCGTGAACACCCTGGGCCTCTTTGTGAACCCCGCGATGCTCGCCGAGGCCGGGCTGGAGGCACCCAAGACCTGGGACGAACTCAAGAGCACCGCGGCTGCCCTCACCAGCGGCGACCGCTATGGCATCGCCTTCTCCTCGATTGCCACCTATGAGGGCAGCTGGCAGTTCCTGCCGCTGCTCTGGACCAACGGCGGTTCCGAGGATGACCTGACCTCGCCCGAGGCCGCGGAGGCCCTCGCCCTCCAGGTGGATCTCGTGAACGCGGGCTCGGCCTCCAAGAGCGTCGTGAACTGGAGCCAGTCCGATGTGAAGGACCAGTTTGCGGCGGGCAAGGCCGCGATGATGATCAACGGCCCGTGGCAGATCCCCGCGCTCAGCGAGGACCCCTCGATCGAGTGGGACACCGTGCAGATCCCGATTAATAAGGCCGGACAGAAGGCCGTGGCTCCGCTCGGCGGCGAGGTCTGGACCGTGCCGCAGACCGGCAATAAGGATAAGCAGGCCAAGGCCGCGCAGCTGATCGAGTGCATCACCAGCGACGAAAACCAGCTCGCCCTCGCCGAGGCCCGCTATACCGTGCCCACCAAGACCGCGCTCTCCGAGCAGTATGTGGCCCTCCGCCCCGAGATGGAATCCTTCACCGAGCAGGTAGCCAATGCCCGCTCGCGCACCGGAATCCTCGGAACCGGCTGGCCCAAGGCCGCGACGCAGATCTATACCGGCATCCAGCTGGGACTCACCGGCCAGGCCACACCCGAGGACGCCTTCTCGAAGGCCACGGCGGGATAGTACCGATGACCATCGTTGCACCCCGGACCGAGGCGGTGGCCCCCGCGGCCGCCGCCCCGGCCCCCGGGCGCCGCCGCCGGCACTCGCCCGAGCGCTGGACCAGGCTCCTGTTTATCGCCCCCGCCGCACTGTATATCCTCGCGTTCTTCGGCTATCCGATCGTGAAAAACTTCACGATGAGCCTGCAGGAATACACCACCAAAACCTTCTTCACGGGCGAGGCCCCGTGGGTGGGACTGGCCAATTATGTGACGGTGACCACGAGCTCACTCTTTGGCCCGGCCTTCCTGAACACCGCACTCTTCACGCTCGGCTCGATCCTCGGCCAGTTTGTCATCGGCATGGCCCTGGCCGTGTTCTTTAAACGCCGCTTCCCGCTCAACGGGTTCCTGCGTTCGATGATGCTGCTGCCCTGGCTGCTGCCCGTGATCGTGTCCAGCGCCACCTGGCGCTCGATCCTCGACCAGGACAGCGGAATCCTGAACCGTTTCCTCGGCGCGATTGGGCTGACCGATGCGCCCATCGGCTGGCTCACCGATCCCGCCGTGGCCCTGATCGCCGTGATCATCGTGAATATCTGGGTGGGCATCCCCTTTAACGTGGCGCTGCTCTACGGCGGCCTGCAGGATATCCCCGAGGAACTCTACGAGGCGGCCGCGCTGGATGGCGCGACCGGCTGGAAGGCGTTCTGGCATATCACCTGGCCCAGCCTGCGCCCCGTCGTGAGCGTGGTGCTTGTGCTCGGAGTGGTCTATACCCTCAAGGTCCTGGACGTGATCCTCGGCCTCACCAACGGCGGGCCCGCCAATGCCACCCAGACCCTCGCGGTGCGCTCCTATCAGGAGTCCTTTGTGAACTTCCAGTTC encodes the following:
- the mgtE gene encoding magnesium transporter, whose amino-acid sequence is MTELLSAADRLDEALASDALLQASAVLSEMSPREIIAVIERSSSRRAAVVFRLLAKDRALDVFEHLNPTVQGELLHGLQAEDVTALFAELDPDDRVTLMDELPAVVARRLLLGLDPHERALTNVMLGYPARSIGRRMSPEFIRVHPEFTVAQSLELVRDRARSAETIYTIPVTDAQKRLVGIVSLRDLIAEEPHILISAIMNRAEYAIASDDAEEIARRCSEMELLAMPIVDSEIRLIGILTVDDAHEILRDAEEEDMARAGASEPLRRPYLSSSIFQIARSRVVWLFVLAISALLTVQVLGIFEATLEQKVVLALFIPLLTGTGGNTGSQAATTITRALAMGEVGPGDVGKVLLREVRVGTMLGLLLGTVGFTLASLVYDVPTGLVIGTTLLCVCALAATVGGAMPLIAKAIRVDPAVFSTPFITTFCDATGLLIYFSLAKLILQI
- a CDS encoding helix-turn-helix domain-containing protein; translated protein: MKSERWIPLGRSGNIEDAHRMLNGRFLRSEEDIVERVIRGSWIPENGEYRFDLRTRLCSFGLVMESEHTAFRLRGLTRPMTELIDIGFVLEGEVEMTTGGKTHVFAAGSIYVIPSWNPPEVLVRTGVKHLLVRISRERLRDRGVRSVEKFARFDPDSALAPLLRVVALEYLRLPTTLGKFAQSSADRVLEDLIVGMLLETGGFRYDPADINAGIRARALSIIAAEHRDPELDPGGVAERMRMSLRQLQRVFQDEKPGLSERIGQARVRSAAEMLSAPGAADLSVNEIARRVGFGTGFRLRAALRREFNSTPSEYRRGIDTLPGDFDEPKTVIVK
- a CDS encoding YfcC family protein, with protein sequence MTSTATPPVRSRRKFEFPSAFTVLVIVTLLVWIAVFFIPSGQYEKEADGSPIVGTFQNVPAPQNFGERVIDFFLAPINGLYGILNHETGMIQPFGAGSLFGAVGVFMFVLAIGAFMTVVFQTGAMDRGIARLAFATRKRGWLLIASVMVLFSLLGSTMGFAEETLGFYALIVPLMLALGYDRLVAVGSIFLAAGVGAMASTVNPFSIGVASGEAGVSIGDGIVLRIILWVVLTTITVLYVLRYARKIKANPAASILAGDSAAGAEEPGAAPGIPEALSGRQKAVLVVTGLAFATMIFSVIPWSSVLPVEKDYPFAWELGWWFPELTALFIVGAVVVGFIGGLGEKGIAAAIGKGAGDFIFPAIVILLARGVTVILNNTQTIDTMLHAMEQLVVGASAGFFAVLVFLINAPLAILVPSSSGHATLAMPLLAPLGDFAGIDRSLVITAWNAGARWMGLIMPTNAVLMGGIALAGVGYNKYARFVLPLMAVLLVVTLVFLVIGALL
- a CDS encoding M20/M25/M40 family metallo-hydrolase → MGTAISAATRAELDAKIRSLMPELREGLERLIAIPSVAFPGFPSEPIHEAHDLVRELAAEAGVILRDSLRLPDTSPVVWGEIPAPPGAPTVLLYCHYDVVPAGEESDWESPPFIATEREGAIYGRGTADSKSNLMVHLGALRAFGGRPPVGIKLVIEGQEEAGSAFDYWPEKNPEFFHADAMVIADVGNVRPGVPTLTVALRGDAAVTVEVNTLGSAKHSGQFGGAAPDALLVLMRALATLHDDSGDVAVPGLLRTEWAGSSYTEAEFAELAEMLPGTVLQGTGGLGERIWSGPALTVTGIDVPSVEGAVNAVSPHARARINLRVHPEQDAREAQAALIAYLEAQTPFGISLEVAAGDTGNGYSAAEGGPAYHAALAALGSAWEAEPTTAAIGGSIPLVNSLHLAAPEAEILLFGTADGFSRIHAPNERVLIDEFERAILAEALFLSELASRKNA
- a CDS encoding SLC13 family permease, whose translation is MDPILATFLILGAAVIAFLSGRLPLAVIAVGVSLALWASGVLPLQDALAGFGDPTVLFIAALFIVSEGLDSSGVTALLGRAIAARSRGNSRRALLLIMLIVAALTALISVNGAVAALLPMTVIIAVRSGFPPARLLLPLAFAAHAGSLLALTGSPVNVIVSEIAREETGHGFGFLEFGLVGVPLVVGTVLIVMLCGRGLVPERAASALPRDLSGHADTLFRHYSSPVSSLLPDPALETVGGEEGVAEVIVAPRSSLIGERAFPGMVSASGALIVLAIQRNGKDTGSRETILAGGDALLVRGPWAALEALTASDRVLAVDEPALWRRQILPLGPAGYTAIAVLLGMIILLVSGAVPAAVAGLLGAGAMILTRVVSMGQAYRSISWTTVILVAGMIPLSTAFLETGAAEVIGHGLILAVGAAGPHMILLAMCLVVAILGQLISNTATVLIMAPIAIAIAGEMNLSLLPFLMALAVTGAAAFLTPVATPVNMMVMGPGGYRFSDYWRLGLPLLALFLAVAVLLVPLIWPF
- a CDS encoding LacI family DNA-binding transcriptional regulator: MATMRDVARRAGVSLATVSFAINNTKPVAPATRERVEAAMAELGYRPDPIARALASRRTRIIALLFPVLQHTLGGTALKFFTSAAAAANDAGYTLILWPGNNDAEQIDTLVSKGLIEGAVLMEVHLGDTRVDRLRELGIPFSLIGRTADLTGLSYVDVNFEGAVIAGLDRLRALGHRDIGLVFGDGGDPNIHDYGPVVRTRETYIERMRAHGETPRVFSCAESSAAGRELAPRILAEAPHLTALLLLNEQATAGIVGALAQAGCPVPEAISMLALGSSPEISGASNPEISVYESPSLELGRRGVAALIAMLEDPGTEPARALVDCRYVDFGSTAPALAR
- a CDS encoding sugar ABC transporter substrate-binding protein; its protein translation is MMKKYRYPIFASLAIAPLILTGCGSSASPEASGSADSLTVVDYYNNDPDKGLIGDALDKCAASINVTLDRTVVPGKDLIQKVLQMSSSKTLPDVLMLDNPDLQEIAATGGLAPLSQFDVDTAGFAPGILEAATYENEVYGLAPTVNTLGLFVNPAMLAEAGLEAPKTWDELKSTAAALTSGDRYGIAFSSIATYEGSWQFLPLLWTNGGSEDDLTSPEAAEALALQVDLVNAGSASKSVVNWSQSDVKDQFAAGKAAMMINGPWQIPALSEDPSIEWDTVQIPINKAGQKAVAPLGGEVWTVPQTGNKDKQAKAAQLIECITSDENQLALAEARYTVPTKTALSEQYVALRPEMESFTEQVANARSRTGILGTGWPKAATQIYTGIQLGLTGQATPEDAFSKATAG
- a CDS encoding carbohydrate ABC transporter permease, giving the protein MTIVAPRTEAVAPAAAAPAPGRRRRHSPERWTRLLFIAPAALYILAFFGYPIVKNFTMSLQEYTTKTFFTGEAPWVGLANYVTVTTSSLFGPAFLNTALFTLGSILGQFVIGMALAVFFKRRFPLNGFLRSMMLLPWLLPVIVSSATWRSILDQDSGILNRFLGAIGLTDAPIGWLTDPAVALIAVIIVNIWVGIPFNVALLYGGLQDIPEELYEAAALDGATGWKAFWHITWPSLRPVVSVVLVLGVVYTLKVLDVILGLTNGGPANATQTLAVRSYQESFVNFQFGVGSAYSNVLILVSLIFAVIYLRANRRAVDE